The following are encoded in a window of Caretta caretta isolate rCarCar2 chromosome 19, rCarCar1.hap1, whole genome shotgun sequence genomic DNA:
- the NHSL3 gene encoding NHS-like protein 3 isoform X1 — protein MSGRRSQEAPAAAAGTWLAAGGQEKGDVPSAQGAPKKKKPKSGSSSLRWAFSWLRGKRKKKKSSSGSSAHHGALPAEGEAPSKGKKHEEPAKKGKGSAKAENKKRLNVQYKAGAEQPDNVFFPSSRPPHLEELHNQAQAGLKSLQHQEKQKQTRSGWDYGDSNSIQSSHTSTEEDEISFRSRTQSCTTENASEDALSIRSEMIQRKGSTFRPHDSFPKSSEKAGKRRKERRTTVLGIPQHVQKELGLRNSHELRKRPGSDSPRDGPRQGGSPPSMASQPLVNGDEADGGTIHIPTINGNLQPPPAPKGGARISLQALEEAESDAAIQRHINRVYYDDMLLGRRTAAKLSPLLRPKSLAVPGMTTNASPPPELLGPVMSISPQATYMSKIIPNAVLPPMVDVIALSRSSVRTLSRCSLVSSSPASVRSLARFSEPGGRSRKHSSSSDNWSHSQSTETIVSDSSTISSQGGSDSRKGGAGPPSEADTAGRSDTDQLSVYSAASCTNSCAKARPAYTAHGLLAAGLGGSSGRASPAYSTGSMAGSSDTVSVRSDRSSTRSVSLRKMRKPPAPPRRTHSLHQRAEQQQAVGEGGQKVLGLPPKPDPRHQREPWTPCLESQSPLGEDEVFSPGSLSETSSIRSESLAYSADASSPDVSRCSPVPGEKLQREVEGVAVILREQQAPSRQSSPEGFKRTMSPSSGYSSQSGTPTLPTKGLGSHASSPGKRRPQPKKPERVCSLQSPVLSISSSLASLSSSTSDPAPAETVAPPAGSALSLQSRMDGFIIPPHPKVLAPISPPPVKLRQAAPSASPAVSSPAPSMAIQEPSVLPKPTSRSPPPSPPPPYHPPPPPVKKGEASPEAPHSETTQEVPQDPSWPPPPPPALDEQDLSMADFPPPDEASFSTLPEPLPAAVSSSVAAQPEPTGSEQPASLKAAPTGDGPGAASLAFSTKVSLRIQQHQGLLAGSTLPAPAVELPMLITVPTSAGATPSLQPSQPKPAVAAAPPPAPAAPAPPMVLQPQASLKKTTNGSRLDPKKEPVSRSKSNPTPKEDANLPIVTPSLLQMVRLRSVSVHAPAGPGKQTPGQNGQGADGLGKQAQPVPQKPIRKSLSLRQSPSSKDTVPLNQLQNAVRLKTSTLSSRDAPTSRLVDRTNGNKLTLPGHAASGLEPTAGDAKDGQVSPIHKSPASTASFIFAKSSKKLVIETPSSPEAQADLKRNLVAELMNFSGQRSTVPAMTQQGQVPPGKSQAQRKSSKIPPPIARKPSLGMGQRQSPVSPKPQGEEVLNCSLPDSKAKAPSAEENRTKSELSVNAAPAAKSNRAGHLAGPETPSQNPPAQDKREETA, from the exons GCTCTGCCAAGGCTGAGAACAAGAAGAGGCTGAATGTCCAGTACAAGGCGGGAGCGGAGCAGCCCGACAATGTCTTCTTCCCCAGCAGCCGCCCGCCGCACCTGGAAGAGCTGCACAACCAGGCTCAGGCAGGGCTCAAATCTCTGCAGCACCAAG aaaaacaaaaacagaccaGGAGTGGCTGGGACTACGGAGACAGCAACAGCATCCAG TCTTCCCACACCTCTACGGAGGAGGATGAGATCTCCTTCCGAAGCAGGACCCAGTCGTGCACAACGGAGAATGCCTCCGAGGATGCCCTCTCCATCCGCTCGGAGATGATCCAGAGGAAAG GTTCCACCTTCCGGCCTcacgactccttccccaaatcctcagagaaggcagggaagaggaggaaggagaggaggacgACGGTGCTGGGCATCCCCCAGCATGTCCAGAAAGAGCTGG GTCTGAGAAACAGTCACGAGCTGAGGAAACGCCCTGGCAGTGATTCCCCCAGAGACGGCCCCAGGCAGGGCGGGAGCCCCCCCAGCATGGCATCCCAGCCCTTGGTGAATGGTGACGAGGCAGACGGTGGCACAATCCACATCCCCACCATCAATGGAAACCTGCAGCCCCCACCAGCCCCCAAGGGCGGCGCTCGCATATCCCTGCAAGCCCTGGAGGAGGCAGAGTCAGACGCAGCCATCCAGAGGCACATCAACCGCGTCTACTATGACGacatgctgctggggaggaggacggCAGCCAAGCTGTCTCCCTTGCTGAGGCCGAAGTCACTGGCTGTGCCGGGCATGACCACCAACGCCAGCCCTCCTCCGGAGCTGCTGGGCCCTGTTATGTCCATTTCCCCCCAGGCCACCTACATGTCCAAGATCATTCCCAACGCCGTCCTGCCCCCCATGGTGGACGTCATCGCGCTGAGCAGGAGCAGCGTGCGGACGCTGAGCCGCTGCAGCCTGGTttcctccagcccagcctcaGTCCGCTCCCTCGCCCGCTTCTCGGAGCCCGGCGGCCGCAGCCGGAAGCACTCCTCCTCCAGCGACAACTGGAGCCACTCCCAGTCCACGGAGACCATAGTGTCCGACAGCTCCACCATCTCCTCGCAGGGCGGCTCCGACAGCAGGAAGGGGGGGGCTGGGCCGCCCAGCGAGGCGGATACGGCAGGCCGGTCCGACACGGACCAGCTCAGTGTCTACAGTGCTGCGAGCTGCACCAACTCCTGTGCCAAGGCCAGGCCCGCCTACACAGCCCACGGCCTGctggcagcggggctggggggcagcagtggcagggcCTCCCCCGCGTACAGCACCGGCAGCATGGCGGGCAGCTCGGACACCGTGAGCGTGAGGAGCGACCGCTCTTCCACGCGCAGCGTGTCCCTCAGGAAAATGAGGAAACCGCCGGCGCCCCCTAGGAGGACCCACTCCCTGCACCAAAGGGCTGAGCAGCAGCAAGCGGTGGGCGAGGGGGGGCAGAAAGTGCTGGGCCTGCCCCCTAAGCCAGATCCCCGACACCAGCGTGAGCCGTGGACACCGTGCCTGGAGAGCCAGAGCCCCCTGGGCGAGGACGAGGTCTTCTCGCCTGGCTCGCTGAGTGAGACCAGCAGCATCCGCTCCGAGAGCCTGGCCTACTCGGCTGATGCCAGCTCCCCCGACGTGTCCCGGTGCAGCCCGGTGCCGGGGGAGAAGCTCCagagggaggtggagggggtggcCGTCATCCTCAGGGAGCAGCAGGCCCCCTCCAGGCAGAGCTCCCCCGAGGGATTCAAGCGCACCATGTCGCCCTCCAGTGGCTATTCGAGTCAGAGCGGCACCCCTACCCTCCCCACCAAAGGGCTTGGCTCTCACGCCTCGTCTCCAGGAAAGAGGAGGCCCCAGCCAAAGAAACCAGAGAGGGTCTGCTCGCTGCAGTCTCCTGTGCtgtccatctcctcctccctggCATCCTTATCCTCCTCCACCTCCGACCCAGCCCCTGCAGAGACCGTGGCGCCCCCAGCTGGCTCGGCCCTTTCCTTGCAGAGTAGAATGGACGGGTTCATTATTCCTCCTCACCCCAAGGTGCTGGCCCCTATCTCCCCCCCGCCTGTCAAACTCCGGCAGGCAGCGCCTTCTGCCAGCCCCGctgtctcctcccctgccccgagCATGGCCATCCAGGAGCCCTCGGTGCTTCCCAAGCCCACTAGCAGGTCaccccctccatctcctccacctccctaccatcctccaccaccaccagtgaAAAAGGGTGAGGCAAGCCCAGAGGCCCCCCACTCAGAGACTACTCAGGAGGTGCCTCAGGACCCCTCGtggcccccacctccccccccagcgcTGGACGAGCAGGATCTGTCCATGGCGGACTTCCCTCCTCCAGACGAGGCCAGCTTCTCCACCCTGCCAGAGCCTCTCCCTGCCGCGGTGTCTTCCTCTGTcgcagcccagccagagcccacggGCTCAGAGCAGCCGGCCAGCCTGAAAGCAGCACCCACGGGGGATGGTCCAGGGGCAGCCTCGCTCGCGTTCTCCACCAAAGTCTCCTTGAGGATTCAGCAGCACCAGGGCCTGTTGGCTGGATCAACACTGCCAGCTCCCGCCGTGGAGTTGCCCATGCTGATCACCGTGCCCACATCAGCCGGAGCAACACCCAGCTTGCAGCCTAGCCAGCCCAAGCCTGCAgtggctgcagccccaccccctgcacctgcGGCTCCAGCCCCGCCCATGGTTCTCCAGCCTCAAGCAAGCCTGAAGAAGACAACGAATGGCTCCCGGCTGGATCCTAAGAAGGAGCCTGTCTCTCGAAGTAAGAGCAACCCCACGCCAAAGGAGGACGCTAACCTCCCCATCGTcactccctccctgctgcagatGGTGCGTCTGCGCTCGGTCAGCGTTCACGCGCCGGCCGGCCCGGGCAAGCAGACGCCTGGCCAGAATGGACAGGGCGCCGATGGCCTAGGGAAGCAGGCTCAGCCTGTCCCCCAGAAACCCATCCGCAAGTCGCTGTCCCTGCGGCAGTCCCCTTCTTCCAAAGACACCGTGCCTTTGAACCAGCTGCAAAATGCCGTACGGCTGAAGACTTCCACCTTGTCCTCCAGAGACGCCCCGACCTCCAGACTGGTGGACAGGACCAATGGCAACAAGCTGACTCTCCCAGGTCACGCGGCCTCTGGCTTGGAGCCCACCGCTGGGGATGCCAAGGACGGCCAGGTGTCCCCCATCCACAAATCACCTGCCTCCACCGCCAGCTTCATCTTCGCCAAGAGCTCCAAGAAGCTGGTCATAGAGACCCCATCTTCCCCGGAGGCTCAGGCCGACCTGAAGAGGAACTTGGTAGCTGAGCTGATGAATTTCTCCGGGCAGCGTTCCACAGTCCCAGCAATGACCCAGCAGGGCCAGGTGCCCCCTGGCAAGTCACAAGCACAGAGGAAGTCCAGCAAGATTCCACCTCCCATAGCCAGGAAGCCTTCGCTTGGCATGGGGCAGCGTCAGTCACCTGTGAGCCCAAAGCCGCAGGGGGAGGAAGTGCTGAACTGTTCCCTACCAGACAGTAAAGCAAAGGCTCCCTCGGCCGAAGAGAACAGGACTAAGAGCGAACTGTCTGTGAACGCGGCCCCCGCAGCCAAGAGCAACAGAGCCGGGCACCTGGCAGGCCCAGAGACGCCATCGCAGAATCCCCCTGCACAAG ACAAACGGGAAGAGACAGCCTGA
- the NHSL3 gene encoding NHS-like protein 3 isoform X2, with amino-acid sequence MGNMHHKRNPPNAKARSFWHFGRTGKLKTGSAKAENKKRLNVQYKAGAEQPDNVFFPSSRPPHLEELHNQAQAGLKSLQHQEKQKQTRSGWDYGDSNSIQSSHTSTEEDEISFRSRTQSCTTENASEDALSIRSEMIQRKGSTFRPHDSFPKSSEKAGKRRKERRTTVLGIPQHVQKELGLRNSHELRKRPGSDSPRDGPRQGGSPPSMASQPLVNGDEADGGTIHIPTINGNLQPPPAPKGGARISLQALEEAESDAAIQRHINRVYYDDMLLGRRTAAKLSPLLRPKSLAVPGMTTNASPPPELLGPVMSISPQATYMSKIIPNAVLPPMVDVIALSRSSVRTLSRCSLVSSSPASVRSLARFSEPGGRSRKHSSSSDNWSHSQSTETIVSDSSTISSQGGSDSRKGGAGPPSEADTAGRSDTDQLSVYSAASCTNSCAKARPAYTAHGLLAAGLGGSSGRASPAYSTGSMAGSSDTVSVRSDRSSTRSVSLRKMRKPPAPPRRTHSLHQRAEQQQAVGEGGQKVLGLPPKPDPRHQREPWTPCLESQSPLGEDEVFSPGSLSETSSIRSESLAYSADASSPDVSRCSPVPGEKLQREVEGVAVILREQQAPSRQSSPEGFKRTMSPSSGYSSQSGTPTLPTKGLGSHASSPGKRRPQPKKPERVCSLQSPVLSISSSLASLSSSTSDPAPAETVAPPAGSALSLQSRMDGFIIPPHPKVLAPISPPPVKLRQAAPSASPAVSSPAPSMAIQEPSVLPKPTSRSPPPSPPPPYHPPPPPVKKGEASPEAPHSETTQEVPQDPSWPPPPPPALDEQDLSMADFPPPDEASFSTLPEPLPAAVSSSVAAQPEPTGSEQPASLKAAPTGDGPGAASLAFSTKVSLRIQQHQGLLAGSTLPAPAVELPMLITVPTSAGATPSLQPSQPKPAVAAAPPPAPAAPAPPMVLQPQASLKKTTNGSRLDPKKEPVSRSKSNPTPKEDANLPIVTPSLLQMVRLRSVSVHAPAGPGKQTPGQNGQGADGLGKQAQPVPQKPIRKSLSLRQSPSSKDTVPLNQLQNAVRLKTSTLSSRDAPTSRLVDRTNGNKLTLPGHAASGLEPTAGDAKDGQVSPIHKSPASTASFIFAKSSKKLVIETPSSPEAQADLKRNLVAELMNFSGQRSTVPAMTQQGQVPPGKSQAQRKSSKIPPPIARKPSLGMGQRQSPVSPKPQGEEVLNCSLPDSKAKAPSAEENRTKSELSVNAAPAAKSNRAGHLAGPETPSQNPPAQDKREETA; translated from the exons GCTCTGCCAAGGCTGAGAACAAGAAGAGGCTGAATGTCCAGTACAAGGCGGGAGCGGAGCAGCCCGACAATGTCTTCTTCCCCAGCAGCCGCCCGCCGCACCTGGAAGAGCTGCACAACCAGGCTCAGGCAGGGCTCAAATCTCTGCAGCACCAAG aaaaacaaaaacagaccaGGAGTGGCTGGGACTACGGAGACAGCAACAGCATCCAG TCTTCCCACACCTCTACGGAGGAGGATGAGATCTCCTTCCGAAGCAGGACCCAGTCGTGCACAACGGAGAATGCCTCCGAGGATGCCCTCTCCATCCGCTCGGAGATGATCCAGAGGAAAG GTTCCACCTTCCGGCCTcacgactccttccccaaatcctcagagaaggcagggaagaggaggaaggagaggaggacgACGGTGCTGGGCATCCCCCAGCATGTCCAGAAAGAGCTGG GTCTGAGAAACAGTCACGAGCTGAGGAAACGCCCTGGCAGTGATTCCCCCAGAGACGGCCCCAGGCAGGGCGGGAGCCCCCCCAGCATGGCATCCCAGCCCTTGGTGAATGGTGACGAGGCAGACGGTGGCACAATCCACATCCCCACCATCAATGGAAACCTGCAGCCCCCACCAGCCCCCAAGGGCGGCGCTCGCATATCCCTGCAAGCCCTGGAGGAGGCAGAGTCAGACGCAGCCATCCAGAGGCACATCAACCGCGTCTACTATGACGacatgctgctggggaggaggacggCAGCCAAGCTGTCTCCCTTGCTGAGGCCGAAGTCACTGGCTGTGCCGGGCATGACCACCAACGCCAGCCCTCCTCCGGAGCTGCTGGGCCCTGTTATGTCCATTTCCCCCCAGGCCACCTACATGTCCAAGATCATTCCCAACGCCGTCCTGCCCCCCATGGTGGACGTCATCGCGCTGAGCAGGAGCAGCGTGCGGACGCTGAGCCGCTGCAGCCTGGTttcctccagcccagcctcaGTCCGCTCCCTCGCCCGCTTCTCGGAGCCCGGCGGCCGCAGCCGGAAGCACTCCTCCTCCAGCGACAACTGGAGCCACTCCCAGTCCACGGAGACCATAGTGTCCGACAGCTCCACCATCTCCTCGCAGGGCGGCTCCGACAGCAGGAAGGGGGGGGCTGGGCCGCCCAGCGAGGCGGATACGGCAGGCCGGTCCGACACGGACCAGCTCAGTGTCTACAGTGCTGCGAGCTGCACCAACTCCTGTGCCAAGGCCAGGCCCGCCTACACAGCCCACGGCCTGctggcagcggggctggggggcagcagtggcagggcCTCCCCCGCGTACAGCACCGGCAGCATGGCGGGCAGCTCGGACACCGTGAGCGTGAGGAGCGACCGCTCTTCCACGCGCAGCGTGTCCCTCAGGAAAATGAGGAAACCGCCGGCGCCCCCTAGGAGGACCCACTCCCTGCACCAAAGGGCTGAGCAGCAGCAAGCGGTGGGCGAGGGGGGGCAGAAAGTGCTGGGCCTGCCCCCTAAGCCAGATCCCCGACACCAGCGTGAGCCGTGGACACCGTGCCTGGAGAGCCAGAGCCCCCTGGGCGAGGACGAGGTCTTCTCGCCTGGCTCGCTGAGTGAGACCAGCAGCATCCGCTCCGAGAGCCTGGCCTACTCGGCTGATGCCAGCTCCCCCGACGTGTCCCGGTGCAGCCCGGTGCCGGGGGAGAAGCTCCagagggaggtggagggggtggcCGTCATCCTCAGGGAGCAGCAGGCCCCCTCCAGGCAGAGCTCCCCCGAGGGATTCAAGCGCACCATGTCGCCCTCCAGTGGCTATTCGAGTCAGAGCGGCACCCCTACCCTCCCCACCAAAGGGCTTGGCTCTCACGCCTCGTCTCCAGGAAAGAGGAGGCCCCAGCCAAAGAAACCAGAGAGGGTCTGCTCGCTGCAGTCTCCTGTGCtgtccatctcctcctccctggCATCCTTATCCTCCTCCACCTCCGACCCAGCCCCTGCAGAGACCGTGGCGCCCCCAGCTGGCTCGGCCCTTTCCTTGCAGAGTAGAATGGACGGGTTCATTATTCCTCCTCACCCCAAGGTGCTGGCCCCTATCTCCCCCCCGCCTGTCAAACTCCGGCAGGCAGCGCCTTCTGCCAGCCCCGctgtctcctcccctgccccgagCATGGCCATCCAGGAGCCCTCGGTGCTTCCCAAGCCCACTAGCAGGTCaccccctccatctcctccacctccctaccatcctccaccaccaccagtgaAAAAGGGTGAGGCAAGCCCAGAGGCCCCCCACTCAGAGACTACTCAGGAGGTGCCTCAGGACCCCTCGtggcccccacctccccccccagcgcTGGACGAGCAGGATCTGTCCATGGCGGACTTCCCTCCTCCAGACGAGGCCAGCTTCTCCACCCTGCCAGAGCCTCTCCCTGCCGCGGTGTCTTCCTCTGTcgcagcccagccagagcccacggGCTCAGAGCAGCCGGCCAGCCTGAAAGCAGCACCCACGGGGGATGGTCCAGGGGCAGCCTCGCTCGCGTTCTCCACCAAAGTCTCCTTGAGGATTCAGCAGCACCAGGGCCTGTTGGCTGGATCAACACTGCCAGCTCCCGCCGTGGAGTTGCCCATGCTGATCACCGTGCCCACATCAGCCGGAGCAACACCCAGCTTGCAGCCTAGCCAGCCCAAGCCTGCAgtggctgcagccccaccccctgcacctgcGGCTCCAGCCCCGCCCATGGTTCTCCAGCCTCAAGCAAGCCTGAAGAAGACAACGAATGGCTCCCGGCTGGATCCTAAGAAGGAGCCTGTCTCTCGAAGTAAGAGCAACCCCACGCCAAAGGAGGACGCTAACCTCCCCATCGTcactccctccctgctgcagatGGTGCGTCTGCGCTCGGTCAGCGTTCACGCGCCGGCCGGCCCGGGCAAGCAGACGCCTGGCCAGAATGGACAGGGCGCCGATGGCCTAGGGAAGCAGGCTCAGCCTGTCCCCCAGAAACCCATCCGCAAGTCGCTGTCCCTGCGGCAGTCCCCTTCTTCCAAAGACACCGTGCCTTTGAACCAGCTGCAAAATGCCGTACGGCTGAAGACTTCCACCTTGTCCTCCAGAGACGCCCCGACCTCCAGACTGGTGGACAGGACCAATGGCAACAAGCTGACTCTCCCAGGTCACGCGGCCTCTGGCTTGGAGCCCACCGCTGGGGATGCCAAGGACGGCCAGGTGTCCCCCATCCACAAATCACCTGCCTCCACCGCCAGCTTCATCTTCGCCAAGAGCTCCAAGAAGCTGGTCATAGAGACCCCATCTTCCCCGGAGGCTCAGGCCGACCTGAAGAGGAACTTGGTAGCTGAGCTGATGAATTTCTCCGGGCAGCGTTCCACAGTCCCAGCAATGACCCAGCAGGGCCAGGTGCCCCCTGGCAAGTCACAAGCACAGAGGAAGTCCAGCAAGATTCCACCTCCCATAGCCAGGAAGCCTTCGCTTGGCATGGGGCAGCGTCAGTCACCTGTGAGCCCAAAGCCGCAGGGGGAGGAAGTGCTGAACTGTTCCCTACCAGACAGTAAAGCAAAGGCTCCCTCGGCCGAAGAGAACAGGACTAAGAGCGAACTGTCTGTGAACGCGGCCCCCGCAGCCAAGAGCAACAGAGCCGGGCACCTGGCAGGCCCAGAGACGCCATCGCAGAATCCCCCTGCACAAG ACAAACGGGAAGAGACAGCCTGA